The proteins below come from a single Parageobacillus thermoglucosidasius genomic window:
- the ezrA gene encoding septation ring formation regulator EzrA, with the protein MEIAIIVLLLLGGVMIYNHMYRKKMYGEIDRLEAWKVSIMNRPVPDELSKVKQLNMTGETEQLFEKWRQKWDDLVAVQLPNIEEKLFDTEELLDKYRYAKARAVLREIDQLLRQAEGEVQLIIDEVHELIGSEEQNRTEIEELRTTYRDAKKTLLAYRYTFGVAAAKLDEKLEEMESKFQDFEKLTESGNYLAAREVVLSLKKELNDVTVMMNDIPELLTECQTTIPAQLEELLDGYREMKQEGYILDHLQIEREIAEKRKRMEQCLQMIRDLRIDEAKQGVIEIKEEIDTLYDLLEKEVTSHHYIKTEMSRIAEMLNALNEEAKETSEETLFVQQSYQLSTKDLEKYRSIEKQIHQLMKRFEIIHARVLEAKTAYSLLKEELEQLLAQIEMMKEEHEQFRETLQTLRKDELVAREKLDVMKKKLSEALRLVQKSRLPGLPKSYELQLSEAKDSLMKVALRLEEKPLNMPAVSQALEEAETAVQRVYERTVAMIEQASLVEKVIQYGNRYRRRYPSVKEGLEEAEYLFRHYDYEQALEQAVAALEKVEPGALQRVQQIFHEERSKKE; encoded by the coding sequence ATGGAAATCGCAATTATCGTGCTACTCCTTCTCGGCGGAGTAATGATATATAACCACATGTATCGAAAAAAAATGTATGGTGAAATTGATCGGTTGGAAGCATGGAAAGTTTCGATTATGAATCGGCCGGTGCCCGATGAGCTTTCGAAAGTAAAACAATTGAATATGACGGGAGAAACGGAGCAATTGTTTGAAAAATGGCGGCAAAAGTGGGACGACCTTGTGGCTGTTCAGCTGCCTAATATTGAAGAAAAATTATTCGACACAGAAGAATTGCTGGATAAATACCGTTATGCAAAAGCAAGAGCGGTGTTGCGCGAAATCGACCAGCTTTTGCGGCAGGCGGAAGGAGAAGTTCAGCTTATTATTGACGAAGTGCATGAATTGATCGGCAGCGAGGAGCAAAATCGTACGGAAATCGAAGAATTAAGAACGACGTATCGCGACGCGAAAAAAACGCTCTTGGCTTATCGATACACGTTTGGAGTTGCAGCGGCAAAACTCGACGAAAAGTTGGAAGAGATGGAATCAAAGTTTCAAGATTTCGAAAAATTAACAGAATCAGGAAATTATTTGGCGGCGCGGGAAGTTGTTCTTTCGTTAAAAAAAGAGCTAAACGACGTTACGGTGATGATGAACGATATTCCGGAATTGTTAACAGAGTGCCAGACAACGATTCCGGCCCAGCTGGAAGAGCTTTTGGATGGGTATAGGGAAATGAAGCAGGAAGGCTACATTCTCGATCATTTGCAAATCGAGCGGGAAATAGCGGAAAAGCGAAAAAGAATGGAACAGTGTCTGCAAATGATTCGTGATTTGCGGATTGACGAAGCAAAACAAGGGGTTATTGAGATAAAAGAAGAAATTGATACGCTATATGATTTATTGGAAAAAGAAGTAACTTCCCATCACTATATCAAAACGGAAATGTCCCGTATCGCCGAAATGTTAAACGCGTTAAATGAAGAAGCGAAAGAAACAAGCGAAGAAACGCTGTTTGTGCAGCAAAGCTACCAGCTATCGACAAAAGATCTGGAAAAATACCGCAGCATTGAAAAGCAAATTCATCAGTTGATGAAGCGGTTTGAAATTATTCATGCGCGCGTTTTAGAAGCGAAAACCGCTTACTCGCTGTTAAAAGAAGAATTGGAGCAGCTGTTGGCGCAAATAGAAATGATGAAAGAAGAACATGAACAGTTTCGCGAGACGCTGCAAACGCTGCGAAAAGACGAGCTGGTTGCTCGCGAAAAGCTGGATGTGATGAAGAAGAAGCTGTCTGAGGCGCTGCGGCTTGTGCAAAAAAGCCGGTTGCCGGGACTTCCGAAATCGTATGAGCTACAATTGTCCGAGGCGAAAGATAGTTTAATGAAAGTCGCGCTGCGCTTAGAGGAAAAGCCGCTCAATATGCCTGCCGTAAGCCAGGCGCTGGAGGAAGCGGAAACAGCTGTTCAGCGCGTATATGAGCGGACGGTGGCAATGATTGAGCAAGCATCGCTTGTTGAAAAAGTGATTCAATATGGAAACCGGTACCGCCGCCGTTATCCGAGCGTAAAAGAAGGATTGGAAGAAGCCGAGTATCTGTTTCGCCATTACGATTACGAACAGGCGCTGGAGCAAGCGGTAGCGGCTTTGGAAAAAGTGGAGCCTGGCGCGCTTCAACGCGTTCAGCAAATTTTTCACGAAGAACGTTCCAAGAAAGAATGA
- the hisJ gene encoding histidinol-phosphatase HisJ, which yields MRDGHVHTPFCPHGSNDPLEQYVERAIMLGYKEISFTEHAPLPEGFIDPTPNKDSAMRREQLDRYLEALTDLKARYQNDIIIHIGLEVDFILGFEEKTARLLEDIGPLLDDSILSVHFLPCNGQYVCIDYSPEMFADIVTLFGSVDNVYKAYFAAVLQSIRANLGPYKPKRIGHITLIHKFQKRFPCPVPMTESLLRILDEMKRYDYELDYNGAGVSKPLCLQPYPPNWVIREAMKRNIRIVYGSDAHCANDLHQGTDVMLKEAFFV from the coding sequence TTGCGGGATGGCCACGTGCATACACCGTTTTGTCCGCATGGAAGCAATGATCCGCTCGAACAATATGTAGAACGGGCTATTATGCTTGGATACAAGGAAATTTCTTTTACAGAACACGCCCCTCTTCCGGAAGGATTTATCGATCCAACGCCAAACAAAGACAGCGCGATGCGCCGCGAACAACTTGACCGATATTTAGAAGCGCTAACCGATTTGAAAGCACGTTACCAAAATGACATCATCATCCACATCGGCCTTGAAGTCGATTTTATTCTCGGTTTTGAAGAAAAAACCGCACGGCTTCTGGAAGACATCGGACCGCTGCTTGATGACAGTATTTTATCCGTGCATTTTCTTCCATGTAATGGGCAGTATGTTTGCATCGATTACAGCCCGGAAATGTTCGCCGATATCGTAACATTATTCGGATCGGTCGACAACGTATATAAAGCTTATTTCGCCGCAGTTTTGCAATCGATCCGAGCAAACCTTGGCCCGTATAAACCAAAACGCATCGGCCATATTACGCTCATCCATAAATTTCAAAAGCGTTTTCCGTGCCCTGTTCCCATGACAGAATCGTTATTGCGCATTCTTGACGAAATGAAGCGATATGATTATGAGCTAGACTATAATGGGGCCGGCGTTTCTAAACCGCTTTGTTTGCAGCCGTATCCCCCAAATTGGGTGATCCGCGAGGCCATGAAACGAAACATCCGCATCGTATATGGTTCAGACGCACACTGTGCTAACGATTTGCACCAAGGCACAGACGTCATGCTAAAAGAGGCATTTTTCGTTTGA